The following are encoded together in the Thalassomonas haliotis genome:
- the aroC gene encoding chorismate synthase, which translates to MSGNTFGKLFTVTTFGESHGLGLGAIIDGCPPGLELTEEDLQADLDRRRPGTSRYTTARREPDQVKIMSGVFEGKTTGTPIGLLIENTDQRSKDYSDIAQNFRPGHADYTYWQKYGIRDYRGGGRSSARETAMRVAAGAIAKKYLQQKFGMKIKACVTQIGDIEAQSYDWNIVEENPFFFPDESKLEQLDEKLREIIRSKDSIGAKVMVVADNVPVGLGEPIFDRLDADIAHGLMSINAVKGVEIGDGFAVVNQKGSEHRDELTPQGFASNHAGGVLGGISSGQQIVANIALKPTSSIGVSGKTVDLQGESTDIITKGRHDPCVGIRAVPIAEAMLALTLMDHFLRHRAQNADVVCQTPVITG; encoded by the coding sequence ATGTCAGGTAATACATTCGGAAAGTTATTTACGGTGACCACTTTCGGGGAAAGTCATGGTCTGGGGTTAGGGGCGATTATTGACGGTTGCCCGCCGGGGCTTGAGCTGACGGAAGAAGATTTGCAGGCAGATCTCGACCGCAGACGACCGGGTACTTCGCGTTATACCACGGCGCGGCGCGAACCGGATCAGGTTAAGATTATGTCCGGGGTTTTTGAAGGCAAAACCACAGGTACGCCGATAGGTTTGCTGATTGAAAATACCGACCAGCGCTCGAAAGATTATTCTGATATTGCCCAAAATTTCCGTCCGGGTCATGCTGATTATACCTATTGGCAAAAATACGGCATTCGCGATTACCGCGGCGGCGGACGTTCTTCTGCCCGTGAAACGGCGATGCGGGTAGCTGCCGGGGCGATTGCGAAAAAATATCTGCAGCAAAAATTCGGCATGAAGATTAAAGCCTGCGTCACCCAGATTGGCGATATTGAAGCGCAAAGTTATGACTGGAATATTGTTGAAGAGAATCCGTTTTTCTTCCCGGATGAAAGCAAGCTGGAGCAGCTGGACGAAAAACTGCGGGAGATTATCCGCAGCAAGGACTCCATCGGCGCTAAGGTCATGGTGGTGGCCGATAATGTACCTGTAGGTTTAGGTGAGCCGATATTTGACCGTTTGGATGCTGACATTGCCCATGGGCTGATGAGTATCAATGCGGTGAAAGGGGTGGAAATTGGCGACGGTTTTGCCGTAGTGAATCAGAAAGGCTCTGAGCATAGGGATGAACTTACCCCGCAAGGTTTTGCCAGCAACCATGCCGGCGGCGTTTTAGGGGGCATTTCCTCCGGCCAGCAGATAGTGGCCAATATTGCGTTAAAACCCACCTCCAGTATCGGCGTGAGTGGTAAAACCGTGGATTTACAAGGAGAGTCGACGGATATCATTACCAAGGGGCGGCACGACCCTTGTGTCGGGATCCGTGCGGTGCCAATTGCCGAAGCTATGCTGGCCTTGACCCTGATGGACCACTTTTTAAGGCACCGGGCGCAAAACGCCGATGTGGTTTGCCAGACGCCGGTGATCACCGGCTAA